In one Magnetospirillum sp. WYHS-4 genomic region, the following are encoded:
- the acsA gene encoding acetate--CoA ligase produces the protein MAWETIRKSGPYRVSPNLPDYATARASFTWEAARAELAGLPGGGLNIAFEAVDRHAASGRVALRCLRKGGTVEDIGYADLAARTNRFANLLVSLGVKKGERVFGLAGRVPELYVAALGSLKAGAVFCPLFSAFGPEPILTRLQLGEAKVLVTTEALYERKVAAIRNQVPSLERVIVIGADWDASLAAMSDTFAIPPTAPEDPALLHFTSGTTGKPKGALHVHEAVVAHRLTGKLALDLRPGDIFWCTADPGWVTGTSYGIVAPLANGVTLIVDEEDFDPQRWCRVLQDQRVTVWYTAPTAIRMMMRQGVEPFRRFDYSSLRLLASVGEPLNPEGVVWGQQVFGSPFHDTWWQTETGAIMIANYPTLDVRPGSMGKPLPGIEAAILRPGPGGGLEPAAETDAEGELALKVGWPSQFRGYLDEPERTAKRFVGGWYLTGDIAKRDADGYYWFVGRADDVIKSSGHLVSPFEVESLLLEHPAVAEAGVIGKPDPVTGESIKAFVSLKAGQVASDALVRELVGFARKRLGAALAPREIAILDGLPRTRSGKIMRRLLKARELGLPEGDISTLDD, from the coding sequence GCCCAACCTGCCGGACTACGCGACGGCGCGGGCATCCTTCACCTGGGAGGCGGCGCGGGCCGAGTTGGCCGGCCTGCCGGGCGGGGGCCTCAATATCGCCTTCGAGGCGGTGGACCGCCACGCGGCGAGTGGGCGGGTCGCGTTGCGCTGCCTGCGCAAGGGCGGTACCGTCGAGGACATCGGCTACGCCGACCTGGCCGCCCGCACCAACCGCTTCGCGAACCTGCTGGTCTCCCTCGGGGTGAAGAAGGGCGAGCGGGTCTTCGGTCTGGCGGGCAGGGTGCCGGAACTCTACGTGGCGGCCTTGGGCAGCCTGAAGGCCGGGGCGGTCTTCTGTCCGTTGTTTTCGGCCTTCGGGCCGGAACCCATCCTCACCCGCCTGCAATTGGGCGAGGCCAAGGTTCTGGTGACCACGGAAGCCCTCTACGAGCGCAAGGTGGCGGCGATCCGGAACCAGGTGCCGAGTCTGGAGCGGGTGATCGTCATCGGTGCCGATTGGGACGCCAGCCTGGCGGCGATGTCGGACACTTTCGCCATTCCCCCGACGGCCCCGGAGGACCCGGCACTGCTGCACTTCACCAGCGGCACCACGGGCAAACCCAAGGGCGCCCTGCACGTGCACGAGGCGGTGGTGGCCCATCGCCTGACCGGCAAGCTGGCGCTCGACTTGCGGCCTGGGGATATTTTCTGGTGCACGGCCGATCCAGGCTGGGTGACCGGGACTTCTTACGGGATCGTGGCGCCGTTGGCCAACGGGGTCACCCTGATCGTCGACGAGGAGGATTTCGACCCTCAGCGCTGGTGCCGGGTCTTGCAGGACCAGCGCGTCACCGTCTGGTACACGGCGCCCACCGCTATCCGCATGATGATGCGCCAAGGCGTCGAGCCGTTCCGCCGCTTCGACTATTCGTCTTTGCGCCTGCTGGCCAGCGTCGGCGAGCCGCTCAATCCCGAAGGCGTCGTCTGGGGCCAACAGGTTTTCGGTTCCCCCTTCCACGACACTTGGTGGCAGACCGAGACCGGGGCGATCATGATCGCCAACTATCCCACCCTGGACGTCCGTCCCGGTTCCATGGGCAAGCCCCTGCCGGGCATCGAGGCGGCCATCCTGCGGCCCGGGCCGGGCGGCGGGCTGGAACCGGCAGCCGAGACGGACGCCGAGGGCGAATTGGCGCTCAAGGTGGGCTGGCCGTCCCAGTTCCGCGGCTATCTGGACGAACCGGAACGTACCGCCAAGCGTTTCGTCGGTGGCTGGTATCTGACCGGCGACATCGCCAAGCGGGATGCCGATGGCTATTACTGGTTCGTCGGGCGGGCCGACGATGTCATCAAGTCGTCGGGCCATCTGGTCAGCCCGTTCGAGGTGGAAAGCCTGCTGCTCGAACATCCGGCGGTGGCCGAGGCCGGGGTGATCGGCAAGCCCGATCCGGTGACCGGCGAATCGATCAAGGCCTTCGTTTCCCTGAAGGCGGGGCAGGTGGCGTCCGACGCCCTGGTCCGCGAGTTGGTGGGATTCGCCCGCAAGCGCCTGGGCGCGGCACTGGCCCCGCGCGAGATCGCGATCCTGGATGGACTGCCCCGCACCCGTTCGGGTAAGATCATGCGCCGCCTGCTGAAGGCTCGCGAACTGGGCCTGCCGGAAGGCGACATCTCGACGCTGGACGATTGA